In the Arachis ipaensis cultivar K30076 chromosome B10, Araip1.1, whole genome shotgun sequence genome, one interval contains:
- the LOC107622032 gene encoding GRF1-interacting factor 2-like, which produces MFNGDPSPPLSTEMIQKYLEENKELIMATMDGQNQGKFAEASQCLAKLQHNLTYLAKLADAAPQPQPLPQSQSQLQPQPQMHPQEQGQGQGMQHPHVATSQQQDLSTLNLRFDMNDNHLQQQQHHMAMSQQQQQNDLSTSKLAFQMSEQQQHKIPAFFQQQQQQQLMFGGSSNSGYYQAQTRLNNLSDMPETNHIASSDLSPVWSLAKSPSGNTRS; this is translated from the exons ATGTTCAACGGTGATCCTTCACCTCCACTCTCAACAGAGATGATCCAAAAG TACTTGGAGGAGAATAAGGAGCTGATAATGGCAACAATGGATGGTCAAAATCAGGGGAAGTTTGCTGAAGCTTCCCA ATGTCTAGCGAAGCTTCAGCACAACTTGACATATCTAGCCAAACTTGCAGATGCTGCACCTCAGCCTCAACCTCTGCCACAGTCGCAGTCACAATTACAGCCGCAACCCCAGATGCACCCTCAG GAGCAAGGGCAAGGGCAAGGCATGCAGCATCCTCATGTAGCAACGTCTCAGCAGCAAGATCTTTCTACATTAAACTTGCGTTTTGATATGAATGACAATCATCTTCAGCAGCAGCAACATCATATGGCAATGTCTCAACAACAACAGCAGAACGACCTTTCAACATCAAAGTTGGCTTTTCAGATGAGCGAGCAGCAGCAACACAAGATCCCAGCATTCTTCCAGcaacagcaacagcaacaacTCATGTTTGGAGGAAGCAGCAACAGTGGGTATTATCAGGCCCAAACCAGACTGAATAACCTCTCAGATATGCCGGAAACCAACCATATTGCCTCATCAGATCTTAGTCCTGTTTGGTCACTAGCCAAGTCACCATCTGGAAATACTAGATCATAA
- the LOC107624257 gene encoding uncharacterized protein LOC107624257 — protein MGYVLRVRMASFFSGAAIASFAGFYILHRDYKIAHESFANQMKNLHESLDSRISALEKLRQTENSKQVEASE, from the exons ATGGGGTATGTGCTTCGAGTGAGAATGGCTTCGTTCTTCAGCGGCGCTGCAATTGCCTCGTTTGCAGGTTTCTATATCCTCCACAGGGATTACAAAATTGCACACGAATCCTTTGCGAACCAG ATGAAAAACCTCCATGAATCACTAGACAGCCGAATTTCTGCCTTGGAGAAACTCAGACAAACTGAAAACTCAAAACAGGTGGAAGCATCAGAATAG